The genomic region CACCCCTACTGGTAGTATCAACCAATTTTATTCCGATATATCTGCACTCGATCGCCAGGGACAAGAAGTCAAACGCAAGACTATATTTGTCAACGAACCTTTTCGCTACCGAGGCGTAACTTTTTATCAGACTGATTGGGGTATTGCGGCAATTCGGATTCGGTTTAATCATAGTCCAACCTTGCAGCTACCAATGGCAGCTTTAAATACCAACGGTAACGGTCGTTTGTGGGGAACTTGGATTCCCACGAAAACAGACTTAAGTGAGGGCGTTTCTCTGCTAGCAAAAGATTTACAGGGAACGCTATTGATTTATGATGCCAAAGGTCAGTTAGTTGATACTCTGCGGGCGGGAATGGCTACCACTGTCAACGGTGTGACGCTGAGAATTGTCGAGGTGGTTGGTAGTACGGGTTTGCAAATTAAAGCTGACCCTGGAATCCCCATTGTCTATGCAGGTTTTGGCTTGCTGATGCTGGGAGTTGTGATGAGTTATGTTTCCCACTCACAAATCTGGGCTTTAGAAAAGGACGGTCACTTTTACGTTGGTGGCAGAACCAATCGAGCGCAGGTGGCTTTTGAACGAGAAATGCTAGAAATTCTAGACCAAATTACCCAAAAACAAGAGATTAAATTGTAGAGAAATTCTATGGAATCTCTCTACCAACTTATTAGGAACACCCTAGAGATTCACGGGTATCAACTCCGGTGATGGGATTAACCCCACTAGCATACTCGCACAACTGCACGACTTGTTCTCGATCCAGCACGGCTTCGCTAAAATCTGCACCCGTCACTTTTGCTCCCTTAAAATTCGATCGCAACATCATGGCTGATGTCAAAATCGCATCGCTTAGATCTACCGCTGATAAATCGCTGAGATAGGCAATACCATAGCTGAAGTCAACGCCGTGCAAGTTAGCTTTACGCAAAACCGCACTATTAAAAACCGCCCCTCGCAAGTCAGCGCTGCTAAAATTAGCCTCTGCAAGTTTGGTATTATTAAACTCTGCTCTTACTAAATTTTGACCGGAATAATCTTTAGTCTGAACTTGCACGTCATCGTAGGCTCGGATGGCTGCGGAACTAGCAGCTTGAGCAGGTAAAGGCAAGGTGACAAAGACAAGTAAGGCGATCGCTATTCCCAGAAAATACCGAAATCCACGCATGGCAAGCTGAATGAGTCAGTTACAGAACTGCATCAAAAGTAACATTATTTAACTTTATTTTCTCGATTCTACGGAAAGATTTTTAGCAAGAGGCGTATTAGAAAGCTTTGCTACACTCAAAACGCTTCTGGGGTTTGGTGGTGGTGTACCTCAACAACTGTATGTACGTTACCACGAGGAGCAAAATCACCTTTGATATGCGCTTCTAAAGGATCGCAAGCTGCCACAAAGTCATCGAGAATCTGATTGACGCTCTCTTCGTGAGAAATGTAGCGATCGCGATAGCTATTAATATAAAGTTTAATGGCTTTTAGCTCTACTACCCGTTCGTCAGGGACGTATGTAATGTTAATCGTGGCAAAATCAGGATAGCCAGAAAAAGGACACTTACAGGTAAATTCCGGTAGAGTAATGTGAATCTCATACCGTCGTCCGATCCGTGGGTTGGGAAATGTAATAAGCTTTCCCTCGGCAATCTGGCGTTCGCCGTACTTGATTTCCTCTACTGACATTTCTTCTGCTGACTGTGATGTGAGATCGGGGGAAAAGTTCAAGATTGACTCAAATTTTGGGTTCTTTGTAATATAATATTACACTTAAAACTCAAACTCTTCTGCTTCCCAATCCGGGCAATTGCTATCGTCCCAACCGTAGGGATGCATGGCACAGACCATGAGATTGCCACCATAAACTTGTCCGTGGTAATGCTGGCAACCCATACAAGCGGGATGTTGTTGTGGAGTAGGTTCGACTGAATAAGGAAAAGAGATTTCCGAATGGTCCATCAAGTCATCCAGATGCCAATATGAATCGAGATCCACATCGTCATTTAAATCGGCTAGATATTGCTCGACCTCGGTAACGATCGTATTGTGTAGATGCTCGGAAAATTCTCCAGATAGCTCAAACAGAGTTTCCACAGTTGTCGTCACTCCCAGAAACAACCGTTCTACTTCGTCCACTGCCGTTTCGATTAATTCCAAGAAATCTTTTTGCCACTTTTCCATAGTCTTATGGGGGCGATCCACTCTAGTTGCAGTCTCAATCTTGATGTTTGAATAAAATTGGATAGCACTTACTGTCCAATCTATTTACTTATAGATCTAAAAATTCTATTTTGAACGGTTATTCAAGGCGATCGCAGTCGAATCGAAACAAATATTAATCAATTAATGACTGACAAACTCACGGGTAATATATTCCAATTTGACTACTCCCGTTGCAGCCGCCTGAGTTCGTCTTGCAGTTTTTGTACTTGCTCCCGTAACTGGTCTACATTACCTTCGCTAGTAGTTTGAGTCGTTGAGGTTGTGGGTTTTTCTTCATCATCGGACAGAATTTCAATCCGACGCGGTTCGCTAGAAGCTTTACTACCATCTACTTCAGTTGGTGGCTGTTGAGCTTGCCTCATCAAATCATCCACATACCGCTTTGCTTCATCAGCGGTCATCTCACCCTTCGCTACTAGCTCATCTGCCAGTTTTTGAGCTTGCGATCGCAGTTCTGCTAGCTTACCTGTCGCCCTCTCGCTGGCATAAGAAGCTAATCCAACGCCGAGATAAAACGCTTTTTGCACGATATCCCCTAAACCAGGCATGGCTGCAATTGCTCCCATAAACTAGGCGACTCGGAGACCACGCCTATCACAAGCATCCCGTATTGCTGCTACCTTCCGGTTCTGACAAGGTTTGGGCGTTGAGATCGCGTAGATCCGAGTCTTTTTTATCATAGCAGTTTTTAGTGCGTGGTGAGTGGTGCGTGGTCCGTGAAAATACATCTTGCCAACAACCATCAACCGTCAACTGTTAGCCAACCACTAGTTATCATTCAACGACAATTCGCCATTCGTATAGTTCGTATTTGACGCAACCAGATTTTACGAGTGGGTCTTGTGCCACAATTGCTTCAGCCTCAGTCATGGAGTTTGCCTGAAACAGCATCATTCCGCCACCCAAACACCCCCAATAACCAGTTTTGGCTCGGTGTCCTCGGTCGATTAAATCGCGAACGTAAGCTTTATGGGCAGGTACGTGTTGGTCAAAAATAGTTTTGTCAACTATGCCTTTTTCAATCTTGACAAACCAAGGCATTCACGCTCATCCTCTAAACTTCTAAACTTAAATATGAATATGTAACATTTAGTATTTTCAACTGCGATCGCCAAAATTTTAACTTTACATAACTTTAAAGTGCATTTCAAACAACCTTGAATACCGAAACCAGTTTATTCTTTGTTGCTCTACTACCTCCACTAGATATTCAAGACTATGCCACCCAGATTAAACAATATTTTGCCACGCAGTATCACAGCTGCGCCGCACTAAAATCTCCACCCCACATAACTTTGCAACCTCCGTTCAGGTGGTTAAATGCCAATACACTCGCTTTAGAAGAGTGCTTGTGGGAGTTTGCTAGCGAGCGCGCCTCAATTCCAATTACGCTCAATGGTTTTGCAGCGTTCCCTCCGCGCGTAATATATATAGACGTGGTGCGATCGGCTGAATTACTGGCTTTACAAGCCGATTTGATGGCGCAATTAGCAGCACAATTAGGAATTGTCGATCGCATATCCAAAACTCGTCCCTTTGCACCCCACATGACGGTGGGGTTTAAAGACTTAACCAGACAAAACTTTCGCCTAGCATGGCAAGAATTTCAGCCGCGACAACTCTACTTCGAGTTTACGGCTAGCTGTTTAACGCTACTGCGACACGACGGCAAAAAATGGCAGATTCAATCAGAATTTAGTTTTGGTGGTTAACGGATAACTGATAACTGATAACTGATAACTGAAAAATGAGACAATAACAAGGGCAGCGCTCAACGTCAAACATGGCAACCAAACCGAAAATTATTGTCCTCGATGACGATCCTACAGGCTCTCAAACCGTCCACAGTTGCTTGTTGCTAACGCAGTGGGATGTCGATACTTTGCGGCTGGGGTTGCAAGATGACGCACCAATTTTCTTCGTGCTGACAAATACGCGATCGCTACCTCCCGATAAAGCTGCAACTGTGACTAAGGAAGTCTGCCACAATTTAAAACTAGCTTTGGCAGCGGAGGAAATTGCAGATTTTCTCATCGTCAGTCGTTCTGATTCTACATTACGGGGACATTACCCGATTGAAACCGATGCGATCGCTGAAGAACTGGGACCTTTTGACGCGCATTTTCTAGTTCCAGCTTTCTTTGAAGGCGGACGAGTCACCCGCGATAGCGTGCATTACTTAATTGTGGATGGCGTTCCCACTCCAGTTCATGAAACCGAATTTGCTCGCGATTCTGTCTTTGGTTATACATACAGTTATTTACCCGACTATGTGGAAGAGAAAACCAAAGGACGCATTCCCGCACTTTCAGTAGAAAGGTTTTTACTCTCAGAGATTCGCAGTGGTACAGATATTACGAATAATTTCTCCACTTTAGAAAGGTTAATGCAGCTCCAGGAAAATCGATGCGTTGTCGTTGATGCAGAGACGCAAGACGATCTCAATCGCTTTGCTACCAACGTCCTCAACGCCGCTAGCCAGGGAAAGCGCTTTTTGTTTCGCAGTGCAGCTAGCTTATTGACGGCTTTAGCAGCTCTACCAACTCAACCGGTTCCTGCTGAAGCGATGTCTCGATATGTACGGGGTGGAAAGCCAGGTGCAGTCATCGTTGGTTCTCATGTCAAGAAGACAACTCAACAGTTAGAAAGGTTGCTGCAAGAACCGGATATTGTCGGTATTGAAGTCGATGTAGCTCATTTGTTAGAAGATTCGACAACCCAAAAACACCAATTACGCGATCGCACTTTAGCAAAGATTAATTCTGTTCACAACTCTGGCAAAACTCCAGTTGTTTATACTAGCCGTAAAGAATTAGTCTTTCCAGACATGCAAACTCGCCTGCAATTTGGCGCGGATGTTTCAGCTCTGTTGATGGATATAGTCAAGGGTTTACCGTCAGATATTGGGTTTTTAATTAGCAAGGGTGGAATCACTTCCAACGATGTTTTAAGTGACGGACTCGCCCTGACTTCTGCCCGCTTGTTGGGACAAATTTTAGCTGGTTGCTCGATGGTACGCACACCAGTCGATCATCCGCAATTTCCTAATCTACCCGTAGTTTTATTTCCTGGGAATGTTGGCAATACCGATGCTTTAGCCACAATTTATCGCCGTCTGGTAACGGTTACTTAAAAGAGCGAGGCATTACATTTCAGAGCCAAATTTAGCGACAGTGAAGCGAATTATTTTTTCTCTAGCAGCATTGACTTTCATCGCAGCTGCAATAGCCCTATTGAACGGCTCGATTCTACCAAGAAAGCCTGACGAGGTATCGCGATGTCCGCGCGAAGCCTTGACGAGATCTGATACCAAGAGCGATCGCATACATCCCGAAAAAGTCGTCGTCAGACCCTGGAAAGGTCGGCATCAAGTCTATGCTATTTTTGTACTCCCTGATGACTATGAGATAGACAATGCTGTTGTCGTAAATATTGAAGGAGAGATGACTTACTGTGCTAGTAAACCCGCCAAAGTTAAAGGAGATGAATTTCAAGGAGTCTATGCCAAACCTGGAGAAGATATATTTGTCGCACGCTTTAGAACTCGAACTGCTAGTTGGCTGATTGCCCAAGGTAAAGTAGAGGCACTAAAACAACCGCACAACTGGAGCTTGAGGAGATAGAAATCGCCTGTTCCTCTGCCCCTCACTCCCTGATACACAAATAAAAAGCACCCCTCAACTCTGAAAGGCGCTTTTTACCTTTATGGAGAGACGCGAGCGATCGCATCTCAGCTATTAGCTATTGAATTAACCGTTGATTGCAGGAGCGGTTAAAGCAACAGGAGTAGCTTCACCACTAGCTAAATCGAGTGGGAAGTTGTGAGCGTTGCGCTCGTGCATTACTTCCATACCCAGGTTAGCGCGGTTGAGTACGTCAGCCCAGGTGTTGACTACACGACCTTGGGAATCAAGAATAGATTGGTTGAAGTTGAAGCCGTTGAGGTTGAACGCCATGGTGCTGATCCCTAATGCAGTGAACCAGATACCGACGACGGGCCAAGCACCCAAGAAGAAGTGCAAGGAACGGCTGTTATTGAAGGAAGCGTATTGGAAGATTAGACGACCGAAGTAGCCGTGAGCTGCAACGATGTTGTAGGTTTCTCCTTCTTGTCCGAATTTGTAACCGTAGTTTTGAGATTCGGTTTCGGTGGTTTCGCGTACCAGAGAAGAGGTAACGAGAGAACCGTGCATCGCGCAGAACAGAGAACCACCAAATACAGCTGCTACACCTAACTGGTGGAAGGGGTGCATCAGGATATTGTGTTCGGCTTGGAACACCAACATGAAGTTGAAAGTTCCGCTGATCCCCAAAGGCATACCATCAGAGAAAGAGCCTTGTCCGAGCGGGTAGATTAAGAATACTGCGGTAGCGGAAGCCAAAGGAGCGCTGTAAGCTACGCAGATCCAAGGGCGCATACCCAGGCGGTAGGACAACTCCCACTGACGACCCATGTAGCAGAAACAACCGATCAAGAAGTGGAAGATTACCAACTGGTAAGGACCACCGTTGTAAAGCCACTCATCTAAAGAAGCAGCTTCCCAGATCGGATAGAAGTGTAAACCGATCGCGTTAGAAGAAGGCACAACTGCACCAGAGATGATGTTGTTGCCGTAGATTAACGAACCTGCTACTGGTTCGCGGATGCCATCAATGTCTACTGGAGGAGCAGCAATAAAAGCAATGATGAAACAGATGGTAGCGGATAGCAACGTAGGAATCATCAATACACCGAACCAACCTACATAAATGCGGTTTTCAGTGCTGGTGATCCAGTTGCAGAACCGATCCCACAGGCTGGAGCTGCGCTCGCGCTGTAATGTGGTTGTCATAGTTCTATAATTGCTGGTTTGAACTGTTAATGAACTGATAATTAAATTCTAGGCAGTATGTTTACCACCTGTATTGAAGATTAACGTTAGGAATTGATTTTTGTAAAGGGTTTTTTAGTTTAATTTTTGTTTTTTCGGTAACGAAAGAGCGAGAATGGCAAATTACAGTAATAACTCCAATTTTTGTAAACTTTTATTTAATCGACTGAAGAATTTTTAACTCTTCTTTACATCAAGTTCTACGGATTGATTGTATCTAAATGTAAAAATGAGTATAAATATTTTAATTAAGAAATGTTAATCAAAAATTGGTAATTGCTCTGTTCTCTCCCTCAGCTCCCGATCGCTCCCGATCGCTCCGCGACTCTCTCTTCCCCCTGCTCCCTGATAACTAATTATGACTGGTACTGTCACCTATAGCCCTGCTTATACCTTAGTTCCAACTTACGAATGCTTTAATCGCTGTAGTTACTGCAACTTTCGTACCGATCCCGGTCAAAGTGCTTGGATGACATTAGAATCAGCAGCCAAGATTCTGAGGGGACTGCAAAAGCAAGACGTATGCGAAATCTTGATTTTAAGCGGTGAAGTACATCCGCGATCGCCCCATCGAAATGCTTGGTTTGAAAGAATTTACCAGTTGTGCCAACTTGCTTTAGAACTGGGTTTTTTACCCCATACCAATGCCGGACCATTAAGTTTTGCGGAGATGGAACGCCTTAAAACTGTCAATGTTTCAATGGGATTGATGTTGGAACAATTGACACCAGAATTGTTACAAACAGTACATCGACACGCACCTAGTAAAATTCCCCAATTGAGATTGCAACAATTAGAATGGGCGGGAAAATTACAGATTCCGTTTACGACTGGGTTATTACTAGGAATAGGAGAAACCGAAACAGATTGGTGGGATACATTAGAGGCGATCGCCACACTACAGCGACGCTGGGGACATATACAAGAAGTCATATTGCAGCCTCACAGTCCTGGTAGCCAGCAAAGCTTCGCTGCACCAGCTTTTAACCCGCATCAAATGCCAGAAGTTATTAGCAAAGCTAGGGAAATTTTACCTTTAGATATGACAATTCAAATTCCCCCTAATTTAGTGCTAGATCCTCAATGGCTGTTAGCCTGTATAGAAGCTGGTGCTAGAGATTTAGGCGGAATTAGTCCTAAAGATGAAGTTAACCCCGATTATCCCCATCTTTCTGCACCAAAATTAATCAAAATTCTAGAACCCGCAGGATGGCAACTCGTACCCCGATTACCTATATATTCTCAATATGACCGTTGGCTGACATCGCAGTTGCAAACATCTGTAAGACAATGGCGACGTAAGTCGTAAGTTGAAATTAACTGATAACTGGTCACTGATAACTGGTCACTGGTCACTACTCCCTTTTTTGTAGAATAGTAATGAAGCACTTAGAGGATAAAAAAGCCTATCGAGACTATCTACGGAAACTTACAGGGTCTAAAGTCTAGCCAATTAAAGCAACTTGCTAGACTGTACCATCAACGCTTACCAGGCGATCGCCTCACTACGCCTGAATTTGCCCAAAGGTTAGCGGCAATTAGTAGCGACATTAACCAGCCCGTCTGCGTTTATATTAACCGTCGCGGACAAGCGATCAGAGTGGGAGTAGGGACACCCAGACAAACTCAAATCCCGCCTTTAGAATTGCCCCGATACGGTGCAGAACGACTCAGCGGTATTCGCTGCATTGCTACACAGCTCAAACCAGAGCCGCCAAATGAAGCTGCACTGACATCAATGGCATTACAAAGGCTAGATGCATTGGTAACGCTCAACATTACCAGCGCTGGCTTTGAAAAGCGGGGTGGTGGAGTCACCGGATACGTGAAAGAAGCATACCTGTCCCATCTAGTACCCAGCACCAACCTAGAGTCTGTTGTCCTCACTCCCGACTCCCTACTCCCGACTCCCCAAACGGCTTGGAGCATATCCCCACCTCTAAGCTTAGACAGCCTCACCAAACAAGATTTTCTCGATTTGGTAGAAGGATTAGAAGCGGAGTTCGGACGAGAATTTATCGGTCAACAAGTCGATACAGACCGCGATCGCGTTTTACTAGTTGGAGTAGTAACGGATAACGCAGCGGCGCGAGAATTTCAAGACCGTTTGGCAGAATTGGGACGTTTGGTAGAAACGGCTGGCGGTGAGGTGTTGCAGGTAGTACAACAAAAACGCCCTCACATTCATCCTCAAACAGTCGTGGGTGCGGGAAAAGTGCAAGAAATTGCGCTCACAGCTCAAACTTTGGGAGCAAACTTGATTGTCTTCGATCGCGATCTTTCTCCCGCCCAAGTGCGTAACCTAGAAACGCAAATTGGCATTAGAGTGGTCGATCGCACCGAAGTGATTTTAGATATCTTTGCCCAACGCGCCCAGTCACGAGCGGGTAAATTACAAGTTGAGCTAGCCCAATTAGAATACATGCTGCCCCGTCTGACGGGTAGAGGTCAAGCCATGTCTCGATTGGGTGGTGGAATTGGAACTCGCGGTCCTGGGGAAACAAAATTAGAAACTGAACGAC from Chroococcidiopsis sp. SAG 2025 harbors:
- the hflX gene encoding GTPase HflX — translated: METIYGNLQGLKSSQLKQLARLYHQRLPGDRLTTPEFAQRLAAISSDINQPVCVYINRRGQAIRVGVGTPRQTQIPPLELPRYGAERLSGIRCIATQLKPEPPNEAALTSMALQRLDALVTLNITSAGFEKRGGGVTGYVKEAYLSHLVPSTNLESVVLTPDSLLPTPQTAWSISPPLSLDSLTKQDFLDLVEGLEAEFGREFIGQQVDTDRDRVLLVGVVTDNAAAREFQDRLAELGRLVETAGGEVLQVVQQKRPHIHPQTVVGAGKVQEIALTAQTLGANLIVFDRDLSPAQVRNLETQIGIRVVDRTEVILDIFAQRAQSRAGKLQVELAQLEYMLPRLTGRGQAMSRLGGGIGTRGPGETKLETERRAISRRISRLQQEVNQLQAHRSRLRQQRQHQEVPSIALVGYTNAGKSTLLNALTNAEVYTADQLFATLDPTTRRLAIADTETGTPQEIVLTDTVGFIHELPASLMDAFRATLEEVTEADALLHVVDLSHPAWQSQIRAVMGILSEMPVTPGPILLALNKIDRADSDTLALAQSEFPQAVFISAENRLGLETLRQRLLQLAKYAVTTV
- a CDS encoding 2'-5' RNA ligase family protein, coding for MNTETSLFFVALLPPLDIQDYATQIKQYFATQYHSCAALKSPPHITLQPPFRWLNANTLALEECLWEFASERASIPITLNGFAAFPPRVIYIDVVRSAELLALQADLMAQLAAQLGIVDRISKTRPFAPHMTVGFKDLTRQNFRLAWQEFQPRQLYFEFTASCLTLLRHDGKKWQIQSEFSFGG
- a CDS encoding four-carbon acid sugar kinase family protein, producing the protein MATKPKIIVLDDDPTGSQTVHSCLLLTQWDVDTLRLGLQDDAPIFFVLTNTRSLPPDKAATVTKEVCHNLKLALAAEEIADFLIVSRSDSTLRGHYPIETDAIAEELGPFDAHFLVPAFFEGGRVTRDSVHYLIVDGVPTPVHETEFARDSVFGYTYSYLPDYVEEKTKGRIPALSVERFLLSEIRSGTDITNNFSTLERLMQLQENRCVVVDAETQDDLNRFATNVLNAASQGKRFLFRSAASLLTALAALPTQPVPAEAMSRYVRGGKPGAVIVGSHVKKTTQQLERLLQEPDIVGIEVDVAHLLEDSTTQKHQLRDRTLAKINSVHNSGKTPVVYTSRKELVFPDMQTRLQFGADVSALLMDIVKGLPSDIGFLISKGGITSNDVLSDGLALTSARLLGQILAGCSMVRTPVDHPQFPNLPVVLFPGNVGNTDALATIYRRLVTVT
- the psbA gene encoding photosystem II q(b) protein, coding for MTTTLQRERSSSLWDRFCNWITSTENRIYVGWFGVLMIPTLLSATICFIIAFIAAPPVDIDGIREPVAGSLIYGNNIISGAVVPSSNAIGLHFYPIWEAASLDEWLYNGGPYQLVIFHFLIGCFCYMGRQWELSYRLGMRPWICVAYSAPLASATAVFLIYPLGQGSFSDGMPLGISGTFNFMLVFQAEHNILMHPFHQLGVAAVFGGSLFCAMHGSLVTSSLVRETTETESQNYGYKFGQEGETYNIVAAHGYFGRLIFQYASFNNSRSLHFFLGAWPVVGIWFTALGISTMAFNLNGFNFNQSILDSQGRVVNTWADVLNRANLGMEVMHERNAHNFPLDLASGEATPVALTAPAING
- a CDS encoding pentapeptide repeat-containing protein, with translation MRGFRYFLGIAIALLVFVTLPLPAQAASSAAIRAYDDVQVQTKDYSGQNLVRAEFNNTKLAEANFSSADLRGAVFNSAVLRKANLHGVDFSYGIAYLSDLSAVDLSDAILTSAMMLRSNFKGAKVTGADFSEAVLDREQVVQLCEYASGVNPITGVDTRESLGCS
- the cofG gene encoding 7,8-didemethyl-8-hydroxy-5-deazariboflavin synthase subunit CofG, whose protein sequence is MTGTVTYSPAYTLVPTYECFNRCSYCNFRTDPGQSAWMTLESAAKILRGLQKQDVCEILILSGEVHPRSPHRNAWFERIYQLCQLALELGFLPHTNAGPLSFAEMERLKTVNVSMGLMLEQLTPELLQTVHRHAPSKIPQLRLQQLEWAGKLQIPFTTGLLLGIGETETDWWDTLEAIATLQRRWGHIQEVILQPHSPGSQQSFAAPAFNPHQMPEVISKAREILPLDMTIQIPPNLVLDPQWLLACIEAGARDLGGISPKDEVNPDYPHLSAPKLIKILEPAGWQLVPRLPIYSQYDRWLTSQLQTSVRQWRRKS
- a CDS encoding phasin family protein; the encoded protein is MPGLGDIVQKAFYLGVGLASYASERATGKLAELRSQAQKLADELVAKGEMTADEAKRYVDDLMRQAQQPPTEVDGSKASSEPRRIEILSDDEEKPTTSTTQTTSEGNVDQLREQVQKLQDELRRLQRE
- a CDS encoding YciI family protein; the protein is MPWFVKIEKGIVDKTIFDQHVPAHKAYVRDLIDRGHRAKTGYWGCLGGGMMLFQANSMTEAEAIVAQDPLVKSGCVKYELYEWRIVVE
- the queF gene encoding preQ(1) synthase, producing MSVEEIKYGERQIAEGKLITFPNPRIGRRYEIHITLPEFTCKCPFSGYPDFATINITYVPDERVVELKAIKLYINSYRDRYISHEESVNQILDDFVAACDPLEAHIKGDFAPRGNVHTVVEVHHHQTPEAF